In Phyllopteryx taeniolatus isolate TA_2022b chromosome 1, UOR_Ptae_1.2, whole genome shotgun sequence, the following proteins share a genomic window:
- the LOC133480895 gene encoding high affinity cGMP-specific 3',5'-cyclic phosphodiesterase 9A-like isoform X1, giving the protein MATKIIHFIVNGRVERAEFGADCTAEDVKDLFRAAAEASPHHILKLYKANGSVVKISPMLEPNSHDSYYRLEVVASDFQSITMPTDVDNMEHRLCHLETKVLEEAGKTPEIIRDLKSQMESFKRKLESVKHLSWMGLFKDDSTQQLPKFPPKAKGPQLNMEEEHQQVRTKFFNMSSLQVTEDVIEHLKTPIFDNWQWEAPEMLVLLQVMFTDLDFLTVFHVEVDVLQNFLFEVYRHYNNIPFHNFQHCFCVTQMMYGLIWLTDLRRKLGMMDLLIMLTSALCHDLDHPGYNNVYQINAQTDLALRYNDISPLENHHCAVAFGILAKEESNILKHLTTEQYKHMRAGIIKCILATDMARHNEILNKFKTIQPVFDFRNKDHKEVLMKIMLKVSDISNEARPMAVAEPWLDCLLQEFFNQSDTEKLKGLPVTPFMDRDKVSKPSSQTSFIRFVLMPLFTELTKLFPCLEVNHFFMKSHVPMTTCGHVKRFCTLQHSNIFWSQ; this is encoded by the exons ATGGCcacaaaaataattcatttcattgttaATGGGAGAGTGGAACGGGCAGAGTTTGGAGCAGACTGCACAGCTGAAGATGTCAAAG ACCTGTTTCGAGCGGCAGCAGAGGCGTCTCCTCATCACATCCTAAAGCTGTACAAAGCAAATGGCAGCGTGGTGAAAATCTCGCCCATGCTGGAGCCCAACAGCCACGACTCTTACTACCGGCTGGAGGTGGTGGCGTCTGACTTCCAGA GTATTACCATGCCAACTGATGTGGACAACATGGAGCACAG GCTATGTCACCTGGAGACCAAAGTCCTGGAAGAGGCAGGGAAAACTCCAGAAATCATCAGAGACCTAAAGAGTCAAATGGAGTCTTTCAAGCGCAAGCTTGAG AGTGTCAAGCATCTGAGCTGGATGGGTCTGTTCAAGGATGACAGCACCCAGCAGCTTCCCAAGTTCCCACCTAAAGCTAAAGGGCCTCAGTTGAACATGGAAGAGGAGCACCAGCAGGTCCGCACGAAGTTCTTCAACATGAG CTCGCTGCAGGTAACAGAAGACGTGATAGAGCATCTGAAAACTCCCATTTTTGACAACTG GCAGTGGGAGGCGCCAGAGATGCTGGTTCTCCTCCAAGTGATGTTCACCGACCTGGACTTCCTGACAGTGTTCCACGTCGAGGTGGACGTCCTCCAGAACTTCCTATTTGAGGTCTACCGCCACTACAACAACATCCCCTTCCATAACTTCCAGCACTGCTTCTGCGTCACCCAGATG ATGTACGGGCTTATATGGCTGACAGACCTCAGGAGAAAACTGGGTATGATGGACCTTCTGATCATGCTGACCTCCGCTCTATGTCATGACCTTGATCACCCCGGCTACAACAATGTCTACCAG ATCAACGCTCAGACTGACCTGGCTCTTCGTTACAATGACATCTCTCCATTGGAGAACCACCACTGTGCAGTTGCGTTTGGCATCCTCGCCAAG GAGGAGTCCAACATCCTCAAACATCTGACCACAGAGCAGTACAAACACATGCGAGCAGGAATCATCAA GTGCATTCTGGCCACCGACATGGCGAGACACAATGAAATCCTCAACAAGTTCAAGACCATCCAGCCTGTGTTTGACTTCAGAAACAAGGATCACAAGGAAGTG CTCATGAAGATCATGTTGAAGGTGAGCGACATCTCCAACGAGGCCAGACCAATGGCAGTGGCCGAGCCCTGGCTGGACTGTCTCCTGCAGGAGTTTTTTAACCAG AGTGACACAGAAAAACTCAAAGGGCTTCCAGTGACTCCATTCATGGACCGCGACAAAGTGTCCAAGCCGTCCTCCCAGACCAGTTTCATTCGCTTTGTCCTGATGCCACTCTTCACAGAACTTACAAAGCTCTTTCCCTGTCTGGAGGTAAACCATTTTTTTATgaagtcacatgttccaatgaCAACCTGTGGCCATGTTAAGCGTTTTTGTACATTGCAACACAGCAACATATTCTGGAGCCAGTGA
- the LOC133480895 gene encoding high affinity cGMP-specific 3',5'-cyclic phosphodiesterase 9A-like isoform X2, whose amino-acid sequence MATKIIHFIVNGRVERAEFGADCTAEDVKDLFRAAAEASPHHILKLYKANGSVVKISPMLEPNSHDSYYRLEVVASDFQSITMPTDVDNMEHRLCHLETKVLEEAGKTPEIIRDLKSQMESFKRKLESVKHLSWMGLFKDDSTQQLPKFPPKAKGPQLNMEEEHQQVRTKFFNMSSLQVTEDVIEHLKTPIFDNWQWEAPEMLVLLQVMFTDLDFLTVFHVEVDVLQNFLFEVYRHYNNIPFHNFQHCFCVTQMEESNILKHLTTEQYKHMRAGIIKCILATDMARHNEILNKFKTIQPVFDFRNKDHKEVLMKIMLKVSDISNEARPMAVAEPWLDCLLQEFFNQSDTEKLKGLPVTPFMDRDKVSKPSSQTSFIRFVLMPLFTELTKLFPCLEVNHFFMKSHVPMTTCGHVKRFCTLQHSNIFWSQ is encoded by the exons ATGGCcacaaaaataattcatttcattgttaATGGGAGAGTGGAACGGGCAGAGTTTGGAGCAGACTGCACAGCTGAAGATGTCAAAG ACCTGTTTCGAGCGGCAGCAGAGGCGTCTCCTCATCACATCCTAAAGCTGTACAAAGCAAATGGCAGCGTGGTGAAAATCTCGCCCATGCTGGAGCCCAACAGCCACGACTCTTACTACCGGCTGGAGGTGGTGGCGTCTGACTTCCAGA GTATTACCATGCCAACTGATGTGGACAACATGGAGCACAG GCTATGTCACCTGGAGACCAAAGTCCTGGAAGAGGCAGGGAAAACTCCAGAAATCATCAGAGACCTAAAGAGTCAAATGGAGTCTTTCAAGCGCAAGCTTGAG AGTGTCAAGCATCTGAGCTGGATGGGTCTGTTCAAGGATGACAGCACCCAGCAGCTTCCCAAGTTCCCACCTAAAGCTAAAGGGCCTCAGTTGAACATGGAAGAGGAGCACCAGCAGGTCCGCACGAAGTTCTTCAACATGAG CTCGCTGCAGGTAACAGAAGACGTGATAGAGCATCTGAAAACTCCCATTTTTGACAACTG GCAGTGGGAGGCGCCAGAGATGCTGGTTCTCCTCCAAGTGATGTTCACCGACCTGGACTTCCTGACAGTGTTCCACGTCGAGGTGGACGTCCTCCAGAACTTCCTATTTGAGGTCTACCGCCACTACAACAACATCCCCTTCCATAACTTCCAGCACTGCTTCTGCGTCACCCAGATG GAGGAGTCCAACATCCTCAAACATCTGACCACAGAGCAGTACAAACACATGCGAGCAGGAATCATCAA GTGCATTCTGGCCACCGACATGGCGAGACACAATGAAATCCTCAACAAGTTCAAGACCATCCAGCCTGTGTTTGACTTCAGAAACAAGGATCACAAGGAAGTG CTCATGAAGATCATGTTGAAGGTGAGCGACATCTCCAACGAGGCCAGACCAATGGCAGTGGCCGAGCCCTGGCTGGACTGTCTCCTGCAGGAGTTTTTTAACCAG AGTGACACAGAAAAACTCAAAGGGCTTCCAGTGACTCCATTCATGGACCGCGACAAAGTGTCCAAGCCGTCCTCCCAGACCAGTTTCATTCGCTTTGTCCTGATGCCACTCTTCACAGAACTTACAAAGCTCTTTCCCTGTCTGGAGGTAAACCATTTTTTTATgaagtcacatgttccaatgaCAACCTGTGGCCATGTTAAGCGTTTTTGTACATTGCAACACAGCAACATATTCTGGAGCCAGTGA